TATACCGGCTCCAAGGTCCTGGCCTCGGCCCTGGCCATGAACAAACTGGCCGCCAAACGGCTTTTTGACGCGGCCAATATCCCAACCCCCCGCTATCTTCCGATCGACCGGGAAACCGACGTAAAAACTGAAGCAGCCAAGATCCGCCGGATCTTCCCCTTTCCGCTTGTCATCAAGCCAATTTCCGAAGGCTCCAGCTTTGGCGTTGCCATTCTCAAGAACGGCGAGGGATTAGAAGGCGTACTGGTAAAATCCATTAAGGAATACAAAGAGCTCTTTGTCGAGGAATTCATCAAAGGCAAAGAGATCACCGTCGGGATCATTGGCACGGGAGAAAACGTCCAGGCCCTCCCCATCCTGGAGCTGGTCCCTAAAAAAGAATTCTATGATTTTGAGGCTAAATACACCACCGGATTAACCGAGTTCATCATCCCGGCCCGCCTCCCCGACCCGCTTTACAGGCAGGCTCAAGAGATCGCCCTGGCCGCTCATAAAGTGCTTGGCTGTTATGGCGTTTCCCGGGTCGATATGATCGTCTCTCACGACCAGATCCCCTACGTCACCGAGGTCAACTCCCTCCCCGGCATGACCGAACATTCCGACCTGCCGGCCGAAGCCAAAAGCGCCGGGATATC
The nucleotide sequence above comes from Candidatus Margulisiibacteriota bacterium. Encoded proteins:
- a CDS encoding D-alanine--D-alanine ligase, whose amino-acid sequence is MKIAVLCGGRSRERDVSLRSGKRVFESLKSQGYNVIKLDLTDNLAADLKKNNIDLVYNILHGEFGEDGAVQGLLELAGIPYTGSKVLASALAMNKLAAKRLFDAANIPTPRYLPIDRETDVKTEAAKIRRIFPFPLVIKPISEGSSFGVAILKNGEGLEGVLVKSIKEYKELFVEEFIKGKEITVGIIGTGENVQALPILELVPKKEFYDFEAKYTTGLTEFIIPARLPDPLYRQAQEIALAAHKVLGCYGVSRVDMIVSHDQIPYVTEVNSLPGMTEHSDLPAEAKSAGISFDQLVEKILESAF